Proteins from a single region of Fundulus heteroclitus isolate FHET01 chromosome 12, MU-UCD_Fhet_4.1, whole genome shotgun sequence:
- the smim15 gene encoding small integral membrane protein 15 — translation MIDVRAWAEYVVEWAAKDPYGFLTTVILALTPLFIASALLSWKLAKMIEARDREQKKKQKRQENINKAKRKKE, via the coding sequence ATGATTGACGTACGAGCATGGGCAGAGTATGTCGTGGAGTGGGCTGCCAAGGACCCCTACGGTTTCCTCACCACCGTCATACTGGCCCTGACCCCTCTGTTCATCGCCAGCGCGCTGCTCTCCTGGAAGCTGGCCAAGATGATCGAGGCGCGGGACCGCgaacagaagaagaagcagaagcgCCAGGAGAACATAAACAAGGCCAAAAGGAAGAAGGAATGA